A stretch of Arachis hypogaea cultivar Tifrunner chromosome 15, arahy.Tifrunner.gnm2.J5K5, whole genome shotgun sequence DNA encodes these proteins:
- the LOC112750972 gene encoding uncharacterized protein, translating to MLSFFSFSRIMLRYALQIPNPSPCCVPYSAFRLCFPSTSSLHSHSHSQPQSLDEAVDSFTRMLSMRRPPSIIQFTKILGSLSKTNHFSTAISLFQQLQAKGIAPDLFTLSIVINCCCGMGRMTLAFSVLAKIFRMDYQPNTVTLTTILKGLYLCGSVEKAVRFHDRVLAHGFHFNQVTYGTLINGLCKTGHTSAAIQVLRKIPRYGVAPNVFMYSAIIDSLCKDTLVSQAFHLFSEMLAKGISPDVITYSSLIFGLCLEGQYKEAIDLLSDMMLRNITPNVRTYSILIDGLCKEGKIKDAKSVLAVMAKHGVKPDVVTYTSLMDGYCLVNQVNKAKYIFNTMAQSRVSPNVQSYSIMINGLCKSKRVDEALNLFEEMRCKNLVPNTVTYNTLVDGLGKSRRILCALELLEKMHDWGQPADIVTYSSLLDALFNIKQHDKALMLFNQMKECGIEPNIYTYNILIDGLCKSGRLKNAKEIFQDLSIKGYRPDVRTYTIMIKGLCKQGLLPEALAFLSKMEDNGCLPNAVTYEIIIRALFEKGENDNAEKLLREMISKGLLSKVRITKMLSSSTSRFTFIFRYSLLQIPNFVSFPSSSSLHSHSEPPSLREVHEAVDSFTRMLSMRRPPSIIQFNKILGSLSKTKHFHAAVSLFQQLQASGIAPSMVTLNILINCCCGMGRMMLAFSVLAKIFRMDYEPDTVTLTTILKGLCLCGSVEKAVCFHDTVLAHGFHFDQVTYGTLINGLCKTGHTSAAIQMLRNIPRYGIAPNVFMYSAIIDSLCKDTLVSQAFHLFSEMLAKGISPDVITYSSLIFGLCLEGQYKEAIDLLSDMVLRNITPDVYTYNTLLDGLCKEGKIKDAKSVLAVMAKHGVKPDVVTYTSLMDGYCLVNQVNKAKYIFKTMAQIRVSPNVQSYSIMINGFCKSKMVDEALNLFEEMRGKYLVPNTVTHNTLIDGLSKSKRISCALELLVKMHERGPPADVVTYNSLLDGMFKTQQVDKALMLFKQMKESGIDPDICTYTILIDGLCKNGRLKNAKEIFQDLSVKGYHLNTRIYNVMINGLCKESLLDEALALKLEMEDNGFSPDAVTYETTIRALLEKGENDQALKHLHEMIARGLLKRP from the exons ATGTTGTCATTCTTCTCATTCTCACGAATCATGTTAAGGTATGCTCTTCAAATCCCAAATCCCTCTCCTTGTTGTGTTCCCTATTCAGCTTTCCGTCTTTGCTTCCCTTCAACTTCATCCctacactctcactctcactctcagccCCAATCACTTGATGAAGCTGTTGATTCCTTCACTCGCATGCTCTCTATGCGTCGCCCTCCATCCATCATTCAATTCACCAAGATTTTGGGATCTCTTTCCAAGACCAACCATTTCTCCACCGCCATTTCCCTTTTTCAGCAATTGCAAGCCAAAGGAATCGCTCCCGACTTATTTACTTTGAGCATCGTAATTAATTGTTGTTGCGGCATGGGTCGTATGACGCTTGCTTTCTCTGTATTGGCCAAGATTTTCAGAATGGATTATCAACCTAATACGGTAACATTGACCACAATCCTGAAAGGTCTCTATCTCTGTGGTAGTGTTGAAAAAGCAGTGCGCTTTCATGACAGAGTGCTTGCTCATGGATTTCACTTTAATCAAGTCACTTATGGGACCTTGATCAATGGCCTCTGTAAGACCGGACACACGTCAGCTGCTATTCAAGTGTTGAGAAAGATCCCACGGTATGGCGTTGCTCCTAATGTCTTTATGTACAGCGCAATTATTGATAGCCTCTGCAAGGATACACTTGTAAGTCAGGCTTTTCATTTATTCTCTGAAATGCTTGCTAAGGGAATTTCTCCCGATGTTATCACATACAGTTCTCTCATTTTTGGATTGTGTCTTGAAGGTCAATATAAGGAAGCCATTGATTTGTTAAGTGATATGATGCTTAGAAACATTACTCCAAATGTTCGTACCTATAGTATTTTGATCGATGGGCTATGCAAGGAAGGAAAGATCAAAGATGCTAAGAGTGTATTGGCTGTAATGGCAAAACATGGCGTGAAACCAGATGTGGTTACTTATACCAGCTTAATGGATGGATATTGTTTGGTTAATCAGGTAAATAAGGCAAAATATATATTCAACACAATGGCCCAAAGTAGAGTGTCACCCAATGTTCAAAGTTACAGTATCATGATTAATGGCTTGTGCAAAAGTAAAAGGGTCGATGAAGCCTTGAATCTCTTTGAAGAAATGCGTTGCAAGAACTTGGTTCCTAACACGGTAACTTACAATACTCTAGTTGATGGCTTAGGAAAATCAAGGAGAATACTTTGTGCTTTGGAGCTTCTTGAAAAGATGCATGATTGGGGTCAACCTGCTGATATAGTCACTTACAGTTCTTTGCTGGATGCTTTGTTCAATATCAAACAACATGACAAGGCACTTATGTTATTCAATCAAATGAAAGAGTGTGGCATTGAaccaaatatatatacatacaacatactTATAGATGGCCTGTGCAAAAGTGGAAGACTTAAAAATGCAAAAGAGATTTTTCAAGATCTTTCCATTAAAGGCTATCGTCCAGACGTGAGGACATACACTATTATGATAAAGGGGCTTTGCAAACAGGGCCTACTTCCTGAAGCATTGGCTTTCTTGTCAAAAATGGAAGACAATGGTTGCTTACCAAATGCTGTGACTTATGAAATAATCATTCGTGCTCTGTTTGAAAAAGGTGAAAATGATAACGCGGAGAAACTTCTTCGTGAAATGATATCTAAAGGCCTATTGT CGAAAGTGCGAATCACTAAAATGTTGTCATCCTCAACCTCAAGGTTCACTTTCATTTTTAGGTATTCTCTTCTCCAAATCCCTAATTTTGTTTCCTTCCCTTCCTCTTCATCCCTTCACTCTCATTCTGAGCCCCCATCCCTTCGTGAAGTTCATGAAGCTGTTGATTCCTTCACTCGCATGCTCTCTATGCGTCGCCCTCCATCAATAATCCAATTTAACAAGATTTTGGGATCCCTTTCCAAGACGAAGCATTTCCACGCTGCCGTCTCCCTTTTTCAGCAATTGCAAGCCAGTGGAATTGCGCCCAGCATGGTCACTTTGAATATCTTAATCAATTGTTGCTGCGGCATGGGTCGTATGATGCTTGCTTTCTCTGTGTTGGCCAAGATTTTCAGAATGGATTATGAACCTGATACGGTAACATTGACAACAATCTTGAAAGGTCTCTGTCTCTGTGGTAGTGTTGAAAAAGCAGTGTGCTTTCATGACACAGTGCTGGCTCATGGATTTCACTTCGACCAAGTCACTTATGGGACCTTGATTAATGGGCTCTGTAAGACCGGACACACATCAGCTGCTATTCAAATGTTGAGAAACATCCCACGGTATGGCATTGCTCCCAATGTCTTCATGTACAGCGCAATTATTGATAGCCTCTGCAAGGATACACTTGTAAGTCAGGCTTTTCATTTATTCTCTGAAATGCTTGCTAAGGGAATTTCTCCCGATGTTATCACATACAGTTCTCTCATTTTTGGATTGTGTCTTGAAGGTCAATATAAGGAAGCCATTGATTTGTTAAGTGATATGGTGCTTAGAAACATTACTCCTGATGTTTATACCTATAATACTTTGCTTGATGGGCTATGCAAGGAAGGAAAGATCAAAGATGCTAAGAGTGTATTGGCTGTAATGGCAAAACATGGTGTGAAACCAGATGTAGTTACTTATACCAGCTTAATGGATGGATATTGTTTGGTTAATCAGGTAAATAAGGCAAAATATATATTCAAAACAATGGCCCAAATTAGAGTGTCACCCAATGTTCAAAGTTACAGTATCATGATTAATGGCTTCTGTAAAAGTAAAATGGTCGATGAAGCCTTGAATCTCTTTGAAGAAATGCGTGGTAAGTACTTGGTTCCAAACACGGTAACTCACAACACTCTTATTGATGGCTTGAGCAAATCGAAGAGAATCTCTTGTGCTTTGGAGCTTCTTGTCAAGATGCACGAAAGAGGTCCACCCGCTGATGTAGTCACTTACAATTCCTTGTTGGATGGGATGTTCAAAACCCAACAAGTTGACAAGGCACTTATGTTATTCAAGCAAATGAAAGAGAGTGGCATTGATCCAGACATATGTACATACACCATACTTATAGATGGCctgtgcaaaaatggaagactTAAAAATGCAAAAGAGATTTTTCAAGATCTTTCCGTTAAAGGCTATCACCTAAACACAAGGATATACAATGTTATGATCAATGGGCTTTGCAAAGAGAGCCTACTTGATGAAGCATTGGCCTTAAAGTTGGAAATGGAAGACAATGGTTTCTCTCCAGATGCTGTAACTTACGAAACAACTATTCGTGCTCTGTTGGAAAAAGGTGAAAATGATCAAGCGCTGAAACATCTTCATGAAATGATTGCTAGAGGCTTATTGAAAAGACCCTAA